CGACCTTAAGTTTCTGGTGCGTCAATAAGCCACAGGCCCCGCATTGCGGGGCCTGTGTCTTTCTATTAATTACATTGATAGCGGCTAGTGTTTCAAAGCATTTCTATGGATCAACCCTCGGGCGTAAGTTGGTTCCAAGGCCTTCCCCGGCCACCCAACCAAACGAACACAAGGGTTACCGACATGAACTTCAATCTCTTCTCGATCATCGCCGCTTCCGCCGTCTCCGCCACTGTTGCCCTGCCAGCATCCGCCAGTGTGGAGGTCAGCGGCAAGCAATCCAGCACCAGCGCCTACACCCAGAAATACCTGCAACAAAGTGCCAACTTCTATGCCGCCCTGGATCACAAGACCCCGCACTGATCGGCGTCTAAGGTTTTGCCATGACCGCGATGAACAACGGCGATTCCAGGAACCGCTGCAACCAGGCTTGTAAACGTTGATACGGCGCAGCCGCAAACCACTCTCGATCCACATGGGCAAACTGGCGCACAAACGGCGCCAGTGCCACATCGGCGAGGCTCAGGTGGTCCGCGAGCAAATAGTCGCGCTCCGTCAGTAAGTCATCGAGCTTGCGCAAGAACACCTCACCTTCGGCTCGATAAAATTCCATCGGTTGCTCCGGGTAACGCTCGGCGTACTTGTAGCGATTCAAGTGCTGCTTGAAGTCTTGATCATTCTCGATGATCAGCGCCAGCGCGCCGGGATTGCCGTGCAGCAACCAATCGTGCGGATCGTTCTGCGCCAAGGCCCACTGCATGATCGCCAGGCTCTCATCGATTACCTGGCCGCCCACACTCAACACCGGCACCGTGCCCTTGGGCGACAGCGCCAGCATGTCTGGCGGCTTGGCTTTGAGGCTCACTTCGATGATCTGCACCGGCACGCCCGAATAGCGCAAGGCTAGCCGCGCGCGCATCGCATACGGGCAGCGCCGGAACGAATACAGCAGCGCTTCGCTCACTTGACCTCCAGGGTGCTCAGGCCATTGCCTTGGCGCTTGACCTGGATCTGCACCGGGATGCGCTCATGCATTTCCTGCACGTGGGAAATCACCGCGACCTTGCGACCCTGGGCCTGCAAACCATCCAAGGCATCCATGGCCAATTGCAGCGACTCCGGGTCGAGGCTGCCAAAACCTTCGTCGATAAACAGCGACTCGATCTTCAAGGTGCTCGACGCCATCGACGCCAGGCCCAAGGCCAATGCCAACGACACCAGGAACGTCTCACCGCCGGACAACGAATGCACCGAGCGCAGTTCGTCGCCCATCTCCGTGTCCATCACCAACAGGCCCAACATGCTGCCACCACGCTTGAGGCGGTAGCGGCGCACCAGTTGGCGCAATTGCACGTTGGCGTGATGCACCAGCAGGTCGAGGTTGTAGGCTTGGGCGATCTTGCGGAACGTGTCGCCGGTGGCCGAGCCGATCAGCGCATTCAGGCGTGCCCAGCGCTGGTATTCGGCATTCGCGTCGGCGATCTGTTGCGCCAGTGCCTGGTTGGCGTTCTGCCGGCGCTGGTCTTCAACTTGTTCGGCGCGCAGCTCGGCACAGCGCTGTTCACTGGCGACGAATTGGCCCTGCACATCGGCCAGGGCGCTGGCCAGTTGCTCGGCATCGAGATTGCCGTTGTGCTGGGCCTGATGATCGAGCAAGCGTTGCTCACGCTCCTGTAGCAGTACCCTGGCTTG
The genomic region above belongs to Pseudomonas sp. S35 and contains:
- a CDS encoding glutathione S-transferase; translation: MSEALLYSFRRCPYAMRARLALRYSGVPVQIIEVSLKAKPPDMLALSPKGTVPVLSVGGQVIDESLAIMQWALAQNDPHDWLLHGNPGALALIIENDQDFKQHLNRYKYAERYPEQPMEFYRAEGEVFLRKLDDLLTERDYLLADHLSLADVALAPFVRQFAHVDREWFAAAPYQRLQAWLQRFLESPLFIAVMAKP